From Lysobacter auxotrophicus, the proteins below share one genomic window:
- a CDS encoding DUF892 family protein, translating to MARTSNFDQAQVRELLLQALETERGGIQVYTAAIKAAQNPDLRKEFQEYLEETTTHEEILTRVFQQLGMDTEEQSPGRAVVAHLGQSLVAAIEMAMQNADPAAAELVAAECVVLAETKDHSNWELIGQIALKTKADFADVLKQAYQSVEKDEDHHLYHTKGWARELWIQSLGLPAVLPPPEEVKQVETAIGASRAEQSREEMLKRH from the coding sequence ATGGCACGTACGTCCAACTTCGACCAGGCCCAGGTCCGCGAACTGCTGCTGCAGGCGCTGGAAACCGAGCGCGGCGGCATCCAGGTCTACACCGCGGCGATCAAGGCGGCGCAGAACCCGGACCTGCGAAAGGAATTCCAGGAATACCTGGAAGAAACCACCACGCACGAGGAAATCCTCACGCGGGTGTTCCAGCAGCTGGGGATGGATACCGAGGAACAGAGCCCGGGCCGCGCGGTCGTCGCGCATCTGGGGCAGTCGCTGGTCGCGGCGATCGAGATGGCGATGCAGAACGCCGATCCGGCCGCGGCGGAACTCGTCGCCGCCGAATGCGTGGTGCTGGCCGAAACCAAGGATCACTCGAACTGGGAGCTGATCGGCCAGATCGCGCTGAAGACCAAGGCGGACTTCGCCGACGTGCTGAAGCAGGCGTACCAGTCGGTGGAGAAGGACGAAGACCACCACCTCTATCACACCAAGGGCTGGGCGCGGGAATTGTGGATCCAGTCCCTCGGCCTGCCGGCCGTGCTGCCGCCGCCGGAAGAGGTCAAGCAGGTCGAAACCGCGATCGGCGCATCGCGTGCGGAACAGTCGCGCGAGGAGATGCTCAAGCGCCATTGA
- a CDS encoding FAD-dependent oxidoreductase: MSTARTIPVWMSINTPPGGWSDLPSAKALDVAVVGAGIAGLTTALALLREGRQVTVIEREGVGAGETLRTSAHLSNALDDRYYTLARQHGEDGAKLAAASHAAAIDFIESLCRDSVDGCGFQRIPGYLFGHDGDVSQLEKEAEAANAAGVRARLIGAGDEAPAVLGPLLRFEQQARIDIGAYMRHLAQEVRDAGGRFVRAEVTNIEGGSTCRIVFRDGSTISAQTVVAATNVPIHETNATYMKQAPYRSYVVAGEAPSNLADALYWDTADAYHYVRLFRDGDGKDWIIVGGEDHKTGQDDDPTAYVRLQEWTRERFPDAGPFTHAWSGQIIEPVDGMAFIGADPDNDNVFLITGDSGNGLTHGTLGALLVCDLVQGRDNPWTQLYDPARKPVRAAGEWIRENANAAFQFRDWLKPSAIGDADDIPLGGGAVLRRGVHRVAVYRSGDGELHAFNARCPHMGCVVRWSGEEKSWDCPCHGSRFEGATGAILNGPTSEPLAPMEWKE; the protein is encoded by the coding sequence ATGAGCACCGCACGCACCATTCCGGTCTGGATGTCCATCAACACGCCGCCGGGCGGCTGGTCGGACCTGCCGTCCGCCAAGGCGCTCGATGTCGCCGTCGTCGGTGCGGGCATCGCGGGACTCACGACCGCACTGGCGCTGCTGCGCGAAGGCCGGCAGGTGACGGTGATCGAACGCGAAGGCGTCGGCGCGGGCGAAACGCTGCGCACCTCGGCGCATCTGTCGAATGCGCTTGACGACCGCTACTACACCCTCGCCCGCCAGCACGGCGAGGACGGCGCGAAACTCGCCGCCGCAAGCCACGCCGCCGCGATCGACTTCATCGAATCGCTGTGCCGCGACAGCGTCGACGGCTGCGGCTTCCAGCGCATCCCGGGCTATCTGTTCGGGCATGACGGCGACGTCTCGCAACTGGAGAAGGAGGCCGAAGCCGCCAACGCGGCGGGCGTCCGCGCAAGGCTGATCGGCGCGGGCGACGAAGCGCCGGCGGTGCTCGGCCCGCTGCTTCGCTTCGAGCAGCAGGCGCGCATCGACATCGGCGCGTACATGCGCCATCTCGCGCAGGAAGTCCGCGATGCCGGCGGGCGCTTCGTGCGTGCGGAAGTGACGAACATCGAAGGCGGATCGACCTGCCGCATCGTGTTCCGGGACGGCTCGACGATCTCCGCGCAGACCGTGGTCGCCGCCACCAACGTTCCGATCCACGAAACCAACGCCACGTACATGAAGCAGGCGCCGTACCGCAGCTATGTCGTCGCGGGCGAAGCGCCGTCGAACCTCGCCGACGCGCTGTACTGGGACACGGCCGACGCCTACCACTACGTCCGCCTGTTCCGCGATGGCGACGGCAAGGACTGGATCATCGTCGGTGGCGAGGACCACAAGACCGGTCAGGACGACGATCCGACCGCCTACGTCCGCCTGCAGGAGTGGACGCGCGAACGCTTCCCCGACGCGGGTCCGTTCACGCATGCGTGGTCCGGGCAGATCATCGAACCCGTCGACGGCATGGCCTTCATCGGCGCCGACCCGGACAACGACAACGTGTTCCTGATCACCGGCGATTCCGGCAACGGACTGACGCACGGCACGCTCGGCGCGCTGCTGGTGTGCGACCTGGTGCAGGGCCGCGACAACCCGTGGACGCAGCTCTACGACCCCGCGCGCAAGCCCGTGCGCGCCGCCGGCGAATGGATACGCGAGAACGCGAACGCGGCGTTCCAGTTCCGCGACTGGCTGAAGCCGTCGGCGATTGGCGACGCCGACGACATTCCGCTCGGCGGCGGGGCGGTGCTGCGTCGCGGCGTGCATCGCGTGGCGGTGTACCGCAGCGGCGACGGCGAACTGCACGCGTTCAACGCGCGATGCCCGCACATGGGCTGCGTCGTGCGCTGGAGCGGCGAGGAGAAATCCTGGGACTGCCCGTGCCACGGCTCGCGCTTCGAAGGCGCTACCGGCGCCATTCTCAACGGGCCCACCAGCGAGCCGCTCGCGCCGATGGAGTGGAAGGAGTAA